A genomic region of Elaeis guineensis isolate ETL-2024a chromosome 9, EG11, whole genome shotgun sequence contains the following coding sequences:
- the LOC140851528 gene encoding probable magnesium transporter NIPA3 isoform X2 yields the protein MAPPGVPPGRSWVDAYRGMSADNIKGLVLALSSSFFIGASFIIKKKGLKKAGSSGVRAGAGGYSYLYEPLWWTGMITMIVGEIANFAAYAFAPAILVTPLGALSIIISAALAHIILRERLHIFGILGCILCVVGSITIVLHAPQEREIDSVKEVWDLATEPAFLCYATIVIAAAFIIIFHFIPQYGQTHVLAYLGVCSLIGSLSVMAVKALGIALKLTFSGMNQLIYPQTWAFTIMVAICVVTQMNYLNKICKHAIISYV from the exons ATGGCGCCGCCGGGGGTGCCGCCTGGGCGAAGTTGGGTGGATGCGTACAGGGGCATGTCAGCGGACAACATCAAGGGTTTGGTGCTCGCTTTGTCGTCCAGTTTCTTCATAGGTGCTAGCTTCATCATCAAGAAGAAGGGTTTGAAGAAAGCCGGGTCTTCTGGGGTTAGGGCAG GAGCTGGAGGCTATTCATACTTATACGAGCCACTTTGGTGGACAGGCATGATTACAA TGATTGTTGGAGAAATCGCTAATTTTGCAGCTTATGCATTTGCTCCAGCTATTCTAGTCACTCCTCTTGGTGCGCTTAGCATAATCATTAG TGCTGCTCTTGCACATATTATATTACGGGAGAGGCTACATATTTTTGGCATTCTTGGCTGCATTCTTTGCGTTGTTGGATCAATCACAATTGTTCTCCATGCTCCACAGGAGCGTGAGATTGATTCTGTGAAGGAAGTTTGGGATCTTGCTACTGAACCAG CTTTTCTATGCTATGCAACTATAGTTATTGCAGCAGCATTCATAATTATATTTCATTTCATCCCTCAGTATGGGCAGACGCATGTACTGGCATACCTTGGTGTTTGCTCTCTCATAGGTTCCTTATCG GTCATGGCTGTCAAAGCTCTTGGAATTGCTCTGAAGTTGACATTTTCAGGAATGAACCAATTAATATATCCCCAAACGTGGGCCTTCACTATAATGGTAGCTATTTGTGTGGTTACCCAGATGAACTATTTAAATAAG ATTTGTAAACATGCCATCATATCATATGTCTGA
- the LOC105051777 gene encoding uncharacterized protein, translating to MERYARVFFLPLFLFLCCFSFFFVYGLAANSSQLVPVQRDIMTNLSKSLPTSQTIGVWNTMKDPCRWVGVTCSPPPSSVVTALALSGFGLSANSSLVARFFDLLCRLHDLKSLDLSLNFLTTIPSSFFSSNCSGLSGLESLNLSHNVFTGPLPSFSGFGALQSLDLSYNSLYGPLDSGLEKLTRLKLLNLSGNFFHATIPARVGGATAPSLEVLVLSAARLHGEIPERIFDCENLTLLDLSQNNLTGSIPDGIERLSKLEVLLLSSNNLTGIIPTSLATIKTLSQFTANENHFSGSIPRGITTHVSVLDLSNNSLTAEIPSDLLSPPNLEFVDLSSNLLEGPIPGNWSQSRLYLLRLGGNKLNGSIPSTIGKLSSLTHLELNDNVLGGEISSGLGNCKNLMLLDLSSNQLQGHLTKELGYLEQLVVLGLQNNSLTGEIPDELLKFRYLSTLDLSQNLLAGEIPQAISNLKELSVLNLQSNSFYGSIPDSISSFENLTELQLANNNLSGTVPRMPGSLMTALNLGSNLFNGHIPSYLGDLSQLEILDLSNNKFSGEVPTSLTTIQSLIELDLSDNLLSGVLPNFPSFVRVITTGNKDLIISNSSPNTNTTSSNTETKKKIADVFVMIEAFIGGFIVSILVAVVIQKFLNRGKSNHQNARRHALHSNRPFPENSIERLRRFQHWQYARNLSLR from the coding sequence ATGGAGAGGTATGCTCgtgtcttcttccttcctttattCCTCTTCTTGTGttgtttctctttcttctttgtttATGGTTTGGCTGCCAATTCGTCCCAACTAGTCCCAGTACAGAGGGACATCATGACTAATCTCTCTAAGAGCCTCCCAACGTCTCAAACTATTGGGGTGTGGAACACCATGAAGGACCCTTGCCGTTGGGTTGGGGTGACCTGCTCCCCTCCGCCCTCCTCCGTTGTGACCGCTCTCGCCTTGTCCGGCTTCGGCCTCTCCGCCAACTCCTCCTTGGTCGCCCGCTTCTTTGACCTCCTCTGCCGCCTACACGACCTCAAGTCCCTCGACCTCTCTCTGAACTTCCTCACCACCATCCCCagctccttcttctcctccaacTGCAGCGGGCTCTCTGGATTAGAGTCCCTCAACCTCAGCCACAATGTTTTCACCGGTCCTCTGCCTAGTTTCTCGGGTTTTGGGGCTTTGCAGTCCTTGGATTTATCTTATAATTCCTTATACGGACCCTTGGATTCCGGGCTGGAAAAGCTCACCAGATTGAAACTTCTGAATCTTTCCGGCAATTTCTTCCATGCTACCATCCCAGCTCGAGTTGGTGGTGCAACAGCTCCGAGCTTGGAGGTCCTGGTGCTCTCCGCCGCTCGTCTTCACGGCGAAATCCCCGAACGGATTTTTGATTGTGAGAACCTCACGTTGCTGGATCTCAGTCAAAATAACCTAACTGGGTCTATTCCGGATGGGATCGAGAGGCTTTCCAAGTTGGAagttctcctcctttcttccaaTAACCTCACTGGGATAATCCCGACTAGTTTGGCAACGATCAAGACCCTGTCTCAGTTCACTGCCAACGAGAACCATTTCAGTGGCTCGATTCCTCGTGGAATTACTACTCATGTGAGTGTTTTGGACCTCAGCAATAATAGTCTCACCGCGGAGATCCCATCAGACCTCCTGTCGCCGCCGAATTTAGAGTTTGTGGATCTGTCCAGCAATCTCCTTGAAGGTCCCATACCTGGGAATTGGTCACAAAGCAGGCTCTACCTTTTGCGACTTGGCGGTAACAAACTTAATGGAAGCATTCCATCAACAATTGGGAAGCTTTCCAGTTTGACACATCTAGAGTTGAATGACAATGTATTGGGTGGAGAGATTTCATCTGGGCTGGGGAACTGTAAGAATCTGATGCTGTTGGATCTATCTTCCAATCAGTTGCAAGGGCATTTGACAAAGGAATTGGGTTACCTTGAACAATTAGTGGTCTTGGGGCTTCAAAACAACAGTCTTACTGGAGAAATACCTGATGAACTCCTGAAGTTTCGGTATCTGAGCACTCTTGATCTCAGCCAGAACTTGCTCGCTGGTGAGATACCTCAAGCAATTTCCAATTTAAAGGAGCTTTCAGTTCTCAATTTACAAAGCAACAGCTTCTATGGTTCCATACCTGATAGCATCAGTAGCTTCGAGAATCTGACAGAACTGCAGTTAGCAAACAACAACCTGAGTGGAACTGTTCCGAGAATGCCAGGGAGCTTGATGACAGCTCTAAATCTCGGTAGCAACCTCTTCAACGGACACATACCTTCCTATCTCGGTGATTTATCTCAGTTGGAGATTCTCGACCTCTCAAACAATAAATTTAGTGGTGAAGTTCCAACTTCTCTTACTACAATTCAAAGCCTGATAGAATTGGATCTCTCTGACAATCTGCTTTCTGGAGTGCTTCCAAATTTTCCTTCGTTTGTCAGAGTCATAACCACTGGAAATAAGGATCTCATCATCTCAAATTCAAGCCCTAACACCAACACAACTTCAAGTAACACTGAAACTAAGAAAAAAATTGCTGATGTCTTTGTTATGATTGAGgcttttattggaggcttcattgTTTCCATCTTAGTGGCTGTGGTTATCCAAAAGTTCTTGAATCGGGGAAAAAGTAACCACCAAAATGCAAGGAGACATGCTTTGCACTCCAACAGACCTTTCCCTGAAAACTCCATTGAGAGATTGAGAAGGTTCCAGCACTGGCAATACGCCAGAAACCTCAGCCTCAGGTAA
- the LOC105051739 gene encoding LOW QUALITY PROTEIN: probable pectinesterase/pectinesterase inhibitor 51 (The sequence of the model RefSeq protein was modified relative to this genomic sequence to represent the inferred CDS: inserted 1 base in 1 codon) yields the protein MRKKPTFRRPRLLLPMAALLSLLLLLVLLPHSPSAVGGASPSSPPPQVLQACRATSFPSSCEPTLSKSSDLTPXGLTLAALSASSAALPTARSLAQSIFDASSNNRNRSSAARNCLEHLSLSDRRLSAAAAALPRGRAADARAWTSAALVYQYDCNNGLSYVTGTRLVADAMAFLSSLYNLTSNALSLIAAHQRFGDNLSLWSPPQTERNGYWGDPAPAAVRRSTRRHAGLLSDLQTDATVCQIGDCNYRTVQEAVAAAPDFGAGRFVIRIKAGIYKETVRIPVEKTNVVLIGDGMGATVITGALNAQMPGVWTYNTATVGVFGDGFMARDLTIENTAGVGAHQAVALRLDSDHSVLDSVEFRSHQDTLYARSLRQLYRHCRISGTVDFVFGNAAAVFDECLLEVVPRAEGPDKSGSDAVTAQGRTDPAQATGFVFRQCAVNGSEEFLTAFERKPKANRAYLGRPWKEYSRVVFIETYLGEMVTPEGWLPFRGPFALDTLFYGEYGSSGPGAKIASRVKWSSQIPAEHLGVYSVDNFIQGNEWVPSDR from the exons ATGAGAAAAAAACCCACATTCCGCCGTCCCCGCCTCCTCCTCCCCATGGCTgccctcctctccctcctcctcctcctcgtacTCCTTCCGCACTCCCCCTCCGCCGTGGGCGGCGCCTCCCCCTCCTCGCCGCCGCCCCAAGTCCTCCAGGCCTGCCGCGCCACCAGCTTCCCCTCCTCTTGCGAGCCCACTCTCTCCAAATCCTCCGACCTTACCC TGGGCCTCACCCTCGCCGCCCTCTCCGCCTCCTCCGCCGCCCTCCCCACCGCCCGCTCCCTCGCCCAGTCCATTTTCGACGCCTCCTCCAACAACCGCAACCGCTCCAGTGCCGCCCGCAACTGCCTCGAGCATCTCTCCCTCTCCGACCGCCGCCTCTCCGCCGCAGCCGCCGCCCTCCCCCGCGGCCGCGCCGCCGACGCCCGTGCCTGGACCAGCGCCGCCCTCGTCTACCAGTACGACTGCAACAATGGCCTCAGTTACGTTACTGGCACCCGCCTCGTCGCAGACGCCATGGCCTTCCTCTCCTCCCTCTACAACCTCACCAGCAACGCCCTCTCCCTCATCGCCGCCCACCAGCGCTTCGGCGACAACCTCTCCCTCTGGTCCCCGCCCCAGACCGAGCGCAACGGCTACTGGGGCGATCCCGCCCCCGCGGCGGTTCGCCGATCCACACGCCGGCACGCCGGATTGCTCTCCGATCTGCAGACAGACGCCACCGTCTGCCAGATCGGTGACTGCAACTACCGGACGGTCCAGGAGGCGGTCGCCGCCGCGCCGGACTTCGGAGCCGGCCGGTTCGTGATCCGGATCAAGGCCGGAATCTACAAGGAAACCGTTCGGATCCCCGTCGAGAAGACCAACGTCGTCCTCATCGGCGACGGCATGGGCGCCACCGTGATCACCGGTGCCCTCAACGCCCAGATGCCGGGCGTCTGGACCTACAACACCGCCACCGTCGGCGTCTTCGGCGACGGCTTCATGGCCCGCGACCTCACCATCGAGAACACCGCCGGCGTGGGCGCGCACCAGGCGGTGGCGCTCCGCTTGGACAGCGAccactccgtcctcgactccgtcGAGTTCCGCAGCCACCAGGATACTCTTTATGCGCGGTCCCTCCGGCAGCTGTACCGCCACTGCCGGATCTCCGGCACCGTCGATTTCGTCTTCGGCAACGCCGCAGCGGTGTTCGACGAATGTCTCCTCGAGGTGGTGCCGCGGGCGGAGGGACCGGATAAGTCCGGTAGCGATGCCGTGACGGCGCAGGGGCGGACGGACCCGGCACAGGCGACGGGTTTCGTGTTTCGCCAGTGCGCCGTTAACGGAAGCGAGGAGTTCTTGACAGCGTTTGAGAGGAAGCCGAAGGCGAATAGGGCTTATCTGGGGAGGCCATGGAAGGAGTACTCGAGGGTGGTGTTCATAGAGACTTATTTAGGGGAAATGGTGACGCCGGAAGGATGGCTCCCATTTAGAGGGCCGTTCGCGCTTGATACATTATTCTATGGGGAGTATGGGAGCTCCGGGCCTGGGGCTAAGATTGCTTCTAGGGTGAAGTGGAGTTCTCAAATACCAGCAGAGCATTTGGGGGTGTACTCGGTGGATAATTTTATTCAAGGGAATGAGTGGGTTCCCTCTGATAGGTAG
- the LOC140851528 gene encoding probable magnesium transporter NIPA4 isoform X1, with the protein MAPPGVPPGRSWVDAYRGMSADNIKGLVLALSSSFFIGASFIIKKKGLKKAGSSGVRAGAGGYSYLYEPLWWTGMITMIVGEIANFAAYAFAPAILVTPLGALSIIISAALAHIILRERLHIFGILGCILCVVGSITIVLHAPQEREIDSVKEVWDLATEPAFLCYATIVIAAAFIIIFHFIPQYGQTHVLAYLGVCSLIGSLSVMAVKALGIALKLTFSGMNQLIYPQTWAFTIMVAICVVTQMNYLNKALDTFNTAVVSPIYYVMFTSLTILASVIMFKDWDRQNPTQIVTEMCGFVTILSGTFLLHRTKDMVDGGTASLSMRLPKHADEDGPTPEGIPLKRQESLRSP; encoded by the exons ATGGCGCCGCCGGGGGTGCCGCCTGGGCGAAGTTGGGTGGATGCGTACAGGGGCATGTCAGCGGACAACATCAAGGGTTTGGTGCTCGCTTTGTCGTCCAGTTTCTTCATAGGTGCTAGCTTCATCATCAAGAAGAAGGGTTTGAAGAAAGCCGGGTCTTCTGGGGTTAGGGCAG GAGCTGGAGGCTATTCATACTTATACGAGCCACTTTGGTGGACAGGCATGATTACAA TGATTGTTGGAGAAATCGCTAATTTTGCAGCTTATGCATTTGCTCCAGCTATTCTAGTCACTCCTCTTGGTGCGCTTAGCATAATCATTAG TGCTGCTCTTGCACATATTATATTACGGGAGAGGCTACATATTTTTGGCATTCTTGGCTGCATTCTTTGCGTTGTTGGATCAATCACAATTGTTCTCCATGCTCCACAGGAGCGTGAGATTGATTCTGTGAAGGAAGTTTGGGATCTTGCTACTGAACCAG CTTTTCTATGCTATGCAACTATAGTTATTGCAGCAGCATTCATAATTATATTTCATTTCATCCCTCAGTATGGGCAGACGCATGTACTGGCATACCTTGGTGTTTGCTCTCTCATAGGTTCCTTATCG GTCATGGCTGTCAAAGCTCTTGGAATTGCTCTGAAGTTGACATTTTCAGGAATGAACCAATTAATATATCCCCAAACGTGGGCCTTCACTATAATGGTAGCTATTTGTGTGGTTACCCAGATGAACTATTTAAATAAG GCACTTGATACATTTAATACAGCAGTCGTGTCGCCAATATATTATGTGATGTTTACATCATTAACTATTTTGGCCAGTGTGATCATGTTCAAG GATTGGGATCGGCAAAATCCAACACAAATTGTTACAGAGATGTGTGGCTTTGTGACGATCCTCTCTGGGACATTTCTCCTTCACAGAACAAAGGACATGGTTGATG GTGGAACAGCATCTCTTTCAATGCGACTCCCAAAGCATGCTGATGAGGATGGTCCTACTCCCGAAGGCATCCCACTGAAGCGTCAGGAATCGTTGCGATCACCATGA